Genomic DNA from Salvia miltiorrhiza cultivar Shanhuang (shh) chromosome 1, IMPLAD_Smil_shh, whole genome shotgun sequence:
cacaacaagtctagactccaaaaagtagaacacttactcaaagagtttcaagaaaaaggcgtcttttctcgattcttCCGGTTAGAAatcaacaaatcttcttgaaacaagcgtggaaagtgtttaaggctagatttatCGGAGTATTCTGTCTCAGTTGTgattggtgaagcttcgagcttagtctccaatggaggagagaagaaatatcgtgagggagagagaaggcggtgaaggccgaaaatgatgagaatgaccGAAAGAGAGATGGACTCTTCGGTTTtagcaagattcttattccattgGATAAGTAGCATTAAATGCTTGAATAGTGCTTTGTCTCCCCCTTAATCAGCAGGTCTCATCCGGCTAATTAGCCACATGTGAGAAAGGattaaaatattgtttgtgAGTGTAGGAGTGTGCGACGGCAAAATCAACACATATGCTAAGTTTTCGAAAATCATACTGACTCAAATAACataagtgcgcacataacatataaatcacataacgtcaaacaaTTTACTCACAAAATTGTCACGTTAAAACGGAccatcactcgtcattaatctaattgtcattctagcttaatcctTTTTATAGTGATTCTAAATCACTACctcaactctatctctcgtctttcatctcatcttATCTCAAAATTAATCAACGTCTCCATCTCATAACTCtataatctcgcatctcgacatctcagtactcttagtagtgttaaaacactatcttctaacataaggaaaggtacggggtgttacagaaaGGGTCAACGAGATTCAGGTTTGTGctaatattttgagttaaagtcttcttattattcttttaattaatatattttatttaatgatagCAGGAATTTTCTGCAAGTTCAAGTCATCAAAATTTTGGTGGATTCCCATTATCAATGAGCATGACTAGTTTACTtttggtaatatttttttacagCCCCATTGATTATCGATTTGTGACATTTGCTTGTTTTTCATtgaaagatattattttttaggACTCTAATTGATATTTCATGTACCTAGAATGCTAAGTATTTTTTGTGTTACTCactttattgttattgttgttttaGGCACAACAATCGCAGAACTCTAACCCTTTGCAAATAGATGACTCGCAGCAAATCATTAATGAAAATAAATGAGTTGTTGCTGAAATGGTGGATGGCATATTGGATGGTTGCTGATGTTGGATTCTGctactttgatgaatttgttGTCCAGATTTTTATGTTGCGTTGTTGTCTAGATTTTTGTCCAGATTAGACTACATTGCATCGAATCCCAATATTCTTACTGTCATGTTGGTTTTGGTCCACTTCAACACTCATACGCCTTGTTTCCTAATtcttacaaaattatttttcctataaGTTGGATTCTGAATTCTGATTCTGAATTGTGATCTGTATTATGCTGCTTGAGGAATTGGATACATTATTCTACGTATGTGTTGCTTCTCATATTAGTTGAAATTGGATCAAGGTTtctgtattattattattattattattaatttgaaatGTGATCAAGATTTGtgtattgttattattattatgacagTAGTAATGTTATgaaatttaatgttttttttccCATTTAAGACTTGTGAATCGCATGAAGAACAAATGCAAAAGTATTGAAAAACTAACACTATCATTAAAGAACTAACACCATTGCTGCAACATTACCAACTCATAGCCAGGCCACGTACTGAACTTCACACCCACACCATAAGTAAACAACTCATATGAACTAGCGTACCAACTCATAGCCATAGTACTTGAGCTATACCCAAAAGCTTTTGGGTAAGTGAAGGAGACGAGCTATACCCAAATACTCTGCTGGGACAGCAATCTGAGACGAGCTATACCCAAATGCTCTGTTGGGACAGCAATATATCTGCTGTAGTTATGCAACAATAAGAAATCTGCTGTAGTCAATATTGCAACAAGCCATTCAACTATTCCAAAACAATTTAAGTTATGAAGATGGAAAAGATAGAATTCGTATTAAGTACACTAATTTCTTAATAAATGAATCACTCCTTGATAGTTACAAAATCAAGAATGTCAAGGGAAGGGAAGGGAAGAATGTCTCCGCTACATGCCATACAGATTCACCGTCTTTGATCGATTCTCATCGAATCACTGCCGCTAAATCCTGGATTCCGTTCGCATTCTCTCTGAAATCGGCGTTCAAATAccgcctctttctctctttgAAGTCGCCGCAAATCGCCGCCACCAAACGGGCCATCCGTTTGGGCTGCCTTCTCACAGCATTTCCGGTAGGTGCAGGCGGTGCTCCACCATCCGCCAccgcctctttctctctttgGAAGTCGCCGCAAATCGCCGCCACCGAACGGGCCATCGAGATCGATGGTCAGTCGTCCGTTTGGGCCGCCTTCTCACAGCATATTCCGGTAGGTGCAGGCGGTGCTCCACCATCAGCCACCTCTTCTCCGATTGGAGTATGGAAGTTGGTGAAGATAAAAGATTAGTGAGGAAGATGTTACGGCTTGAAGAGCCGAGCTGATACCGCACATATTTTAGGAGATTAAAGGGAGTAAATAACCTAAATCTAAACGGCGTAGTATTAACTATGGGACAGAGAGTGGGACAGAGAATGGGTACAGAGGATCCGAACTGGTTAGTTAGGTGGttagaaatttataaaaattcaaGTTACATTAGGATGTTGTCCAGACTTTAGTCAATATATAGGCTTTTCGTTACATTAGGACGTTGtctctcaatttataaaaattaaagttaCACAAAGTAAATATTAAGTCAAAGTTCAGGCTATTTATTAATAGTAAtcctaaattaaaattgaaagaaaaatattttgactaaaactatttaaaaaaaaaaaaaagagaaaaagaaattgaaaatgaCAACCGAAAAAATGAGGCAAAGATCCGATGTGAGTGAGTGTGGATATAGAGAAATGTATAATTTTGTTCCATCTCCCTGTCTTCCCTCCTAAAATCTCTCCAATGCAGTGACTTCCAATGacacctctttctctctctctctctcctcattaCTTTGCGTCCATGCATGGTTCTCTCTCCTCTCCAGACAACCACCTCAAGAAAAAACCTCCTCCCAAATTTCCTCCCTGCCCTCTTCCCCAGGGCACCACCAAACATGGGTAACTGCTGCTCCCAGGGCGAAGAAACCCCGCCGGACCCCAACGAGAAGGAGGAggcggagaaggagaaggaggaggcggaggcggaggcggaggcggagccCAGCCCCATGACCCCTCCTCCACCGGGCTCCCCGAAGCCCCCCTCAAAGCCCCCCGCCGAAATGGGGTCGGTCCTGGGGCGGCCGATGGAGGACATCAACGAGCTCTACGAGGTCGGGAAGGAGCTTGGGCGAGGGCAGTTCGGCGTGACCCACCTGTGCACGCACAAGCAGACGGGGGAGCAGTTCGCGTGCAAGACCATCGCCAAGCGGAAGCTGGCCAACAAAGAGGACGTGGAGGATGTGCGGCGGGAGGTGCAGATCATGTACCATCTCACGGGGCAGCCCAACATCGTGGATTTGAAGGGCGCCTACGAGGACAAGCACTCCGTCTACCTCGTCATGGAGCTCTGCGCCGGCGGCGAGCTCTTCGACCGCATCATCGCCAAGGGACACTACACCGAgcgcgccgccgcctccctcatgAGGACCATCGTGCAGATCGTGCACACCTGCCACACCATGGGGGTCATCCACAGGGATCTCAAACCGGAGAACTTCTTGCTCTTGAATAAGGAAGAGGACTCGCCGCTCAAGGCCACCGATTTCGGCCTCTCCGTCTTCTTCAAGGAAGGGGAAGAATTCAAGGACATAGTGGGAAGCGCGTATTACATAGCACCGGAGGTGTTGAAGAGAAAATACGGAGCAGAAGCAGATATTTGGAGTATAGGGGTGATGCTCTACATTCTTCTCTCTGGGGTTCCTCCGTTTTGGGCAGAATCGGAGACGGGCATATTCAACGCCATTCTACGAGGGCATATCGATTTCAGTTCGGAGCCATGGCCCTCCATTTCAAATGGAGCCAAGGAGCTAGTCAGGAAGATGCTGGCTTCAGACCCCAACCAGAGGCTCACAGCAGCCCAAGTGCTGAGTATGATTCCATATAGCTTTCATTTTATGTAAATTAACTAATACTAATACTGATAGCAATGTTGGCAGATCATCCTTGGATTAAGGAGGACGGAGAAGCACCGGATACACCACTGGACAACGCGGTTCTGAGCAGGCTGAAACAATTCAGAGCAATGAATAAGTTCAAGAAAGTAGCACTACGGGTGATCGCGGGGTGCCTGTCGGAAGAAGAAATCATGGGGCTCAAAGAACTGTTCAAGGGGATGGATACAGACAACAGCGGAACAATAACGTTGGAAGAGCTCAAGCAAGGGCTCTCCAAATCTGGGACAAAGTTAACCGAATATGAAGTCCAACAGTTGATGGAAGCTGCTGATGCCGATGGCAATGGCACCATTGACTATGAGGAATTCATCACTGCAACAATGCACATGAACAGAATGGATAGAGAAGAGCATCTTTACACCGCCTTCCAGTACTTCGACAAAGACAATAGCGGGTAACGTTTCGATCTACTCATGCATATATACTTTATTCGACTTTCTCTTGTTGATCGAaagagctcgagctcggttgaACTCGACTCGTGTGATACTTGATAATATCGAATTTAAGCTTGAGCCCAAGTTCTGCTTCTTAGATATTTGTATACATGATGTTCGAACTTGAACTCCTTAAAAACTTAGGAAAAGCTTGTTGATAAATGTTCAAAATGTGCTCTTCATCTTaattaatacttcctccgtcccggccaagatgctacatattcctttttgggccgtcccaacgaagatgcaaCATTTCCATaaatggaaaaaataagggattttaAGTATATAATTagcactaattaattaatcccttattacattctctctcttactttatcactttattacattctctctcctactttatcacttttatactacacacttaaaataataatctacaactccttaaatcccgtgccgaaaaggaaatgtagcgtcttggccgggacggagggagtatgttacTCAAGTTCAAAAAATTTGGAGAAGTCCCAATTGCAAATGTTAAAAGGAATTTATTTGTAGATGTTTAAAAGTGGGgttgaaatgaaaaaattacaaaaaaggTTATAACTTGGTGATATATTTTATAGTTATCTAGTTAGTAAACTAATTTTTGAAAGTTGCGACTTATTGTTTAGTTTTGTTCTCATAATCAGGTACATTACAATTGAAGAACTAGAGCAAGCTCTCAAAGAATTTGGCATGGGTAGTGACAAGGACATTAAGGAAATCGTCTCCGAAGTTGATGCTGATAATGTAAGAATTCCTAATTTAGTCAACCTCCATCTCTATAAGCATATTATTCTACAAAGGATGGTCAAACTTAATTAGaataataatatatgaaataaaaaatactaattctTTTCCagaattttaattagttataataaaattcttATTGTATATGAAgtatataaaacatataaatatcaaattactagacttgtaataaaaaattgaaatagctAGTAGTATTTTAGGTAGAATCAAAATTCGTAAGATTACAcacttttataataataagtTGAATTAAATATTTGAGAGGGGTATaattaaacccatatcaaaatTTACAAAAATGCTCTTCTGTGATAGGTTTTGTAATAATAGAGAAAATTGCacttacatatatataaacttttactcaattctggttttgcacatgaaccAAAATTTCTGTCTTTAAATAcaaaaactttcatttgttctGCGGTTATCATTACCCCAAATTATTGTTGAATTGGAAGTCTATACGACGTAGTTGGCATTGTTTATGTCACATCAACTGACCACGATGACATTAATTTGTCACTTCAATTTATCATAATGATATAAATTGATTATCGTATAAACATTTAACATAATGAAATAATATTGGTGTATTTGAAGGCaaaacttttaatttataagcAAATTACAATCagattaaagttcatgtatttagacATAAAGGACGAATTACATGTTATGAATGCAGAGTGATAGTTTCATAGTAGTTATTTATTATACAACAATAAAAACAAGCTCACTGGTCAGTATTAACAAATGTGCAGGATGGTCGGATCAACTACGATGAATTTGTAGCAATGATGAAGAAAGGTAATCCAGACATGGCAGCAAATACCAAGAAAAGAAGAAGTGGTGTGTTTACTACAGAGTCCCCCAAAGACTAATATATGATCtttatttgtatatttaaaaaaataaatatacaaatatattaACCACCCACAATTCTTCATGGAGGGAAGGCGAACTTAATTCTCTGGAGATCCAAGAGATACTAATATGATAGGGTTTATGTACAAATATATTTAGAAGTGTAGGATTTTCTATATACCATGTATAATTAATGATGTATCTAAAAAGGTCGAGTCTTCTGCTGTTCCTTCCAATGACTGAGTGAACTCGGAAACAAGGGTAGAGAGATCACTACACATCACCATGCGATGTGGTCAGTATCATTTGATTAATACTAGTATTTGCTCTCGTGCCATGCACGAAAAATCgtcttatatttttttatacatatataattgataataatttaattattatataaaaaattataaatataataaaaatataattttaattaaatatattaaaactagatattaaaaaaataaagaaaaattcacaataataaaaatcgaTATTATAAAAAAGGGTTAAAACTAGATATTACCTTGTCATTTCTAGGCCAAGGTGCACGTGAGGAAGAGTTTGAGTCCTAGTTACTTCGTCAAAGTGGTGTTTGAACCTGATGCTTGGGTATGGTTGCATACGCGCAAGGAAAGGTTTTCTTTTGATGTAGgtgacgacttggatttgaggacaaatcctcttcaagatgagaggaatgatgcagcccaaggttcgtcgTTAGTGCAATAATTGATGAAGAAGCTAATTGGAGATGGTGGGGTTGGCGCGTTGGATAGCCCACGTTTGATTATATGTATTTGGGCCGAAGTTGgaagactttatttattttattttcagccTTGTTATTTTATAGCCCAATAGTTTAGCTTATTGggttattttcgaaaattagggaataagggccttgtttggctgcTTAGGGTTttgttttaagttgtttccttattagactaggtttagtttttgcctatatatatggctttTATGTGTTGGCCGAATTTGAACattattatttatcaaaactgtgagttttattctctcttgagagtttttgAATTTCTCTTGaaattccaagacgaattcatctatcggcgtaacggcgagtcaaccaaccctcgtcgggtgtcattcatcgtccccgagttgctgcgtcaacttcatgTTGGGGTATAGGGATTTCATCGCCTAtatcatttcgtgggttagattAAGAGGTTTTGAGATCTTTAATTATCTATTGTTCGTTCTCAAGTCTTCCGCTAACGTGTTCGTTTAAACGCTCTGGCAAGCAGTGACGTAGCCAGGATTTCATCCCAATGGGGgccaatttataataattttagttTTCTATCTTCATTTTTAAATAAGTATTATATTACAGAGTTTTTCTTGTCTCTTTTTAAATATCATATTGTTAAATTTTAGAGTGACATTATGCTAAATTTTCAACTATACTCGTGTCTTTTCTTCTATACTTTACCttaaagtaaaaaatataattaaaggtATACATGTAAAATTATACTATTTCTTGGTAAGTATTTATATATGACTATCACACTTCCTAATGACTTACatgtttaaaattataaatatctaGTAATAACTTAATCCATTCACCCAACATGTATTAAtatccatataaaaaaatattcaccaATAAgttattacaattaaaaaatatctaACAAAAATAAGTGAAATATAATTCACTTGCATGTATATGTACATGGTCTGAGCTAACAATTAACATAAGTTAGAAATATCtagttaaattatattatttaataactaatattttaataattcacataatgactcaactagaaacacctcaaGATTGACTTGAAATAAGACAATGAcactctagcagtggtaagttaacccaatgtcgtctctcaaggaagatctttaagggcttttaattatgtcacaagaaagaaGTAAACTtagattattaaactaaaacttgtaaagtaaaattaactaaagcttgggaattaaaacttaacaagaaacttaaacttaagaattatctaggcgaaaaagAACAAAACGTAAAAACTCATGCATAAAGAAAccattaaaccctaggcaagattaaaCGCGATTAAAGTAAAGGCAACTAAGAATTTAAACGCTACTAAAACTAagaatttaaagacttgtaaataAAAGCTCCTAATCTAATGcacataaactaaattgcataatttaaaggaaagcataaacataacgaaattgcagaatttaaagcaaagcataatttaaattgcagaattgaATAGCATAATTGAAAGTAAAGCATAAACGtaacaaagcaagtaaattaaaataaatacggaATACCATAAAACGTCTCGAAGATGCAACCACTGTCACtcaattacaactctaaacggaaaCTAAAGCAAAACTAAACTTGAAAGTAAACTAGAACAAAAAGTAACTAAAACTTGAAAAACTAAGAAAGCTTGAAAAACCTAagtctttggctgcctagcaTAAGAATGACTCTCAAAAGACGGAacaaagattagggcaaagattgattattacaatgaatattaagaccctatttatagacttcattccaaccctaattaccatcaaAATCggccttgcaaaactggactcttaaaGATAAGCATCGTGAATTCAAAGGAATGTCCAGCTggcagcgtgctctgcaagtaacggtagctctggcgagaaatcGCCAGCTCTGGAATTGTGCTAactctggcgcgtaagtcagagctggaagtcagctctggatagttcagctctggaattttgtttactctggcgcgtaaaagtcagctctggtgaaatatgttgactctggagaaaagtcagctctgtcacgtttttgctctgctctgacaagtttgttctgctctggagaattCAGCTCAgatagtgaagttcagctctaGAGATGGTTAGCTCTGactatggaagtcagctctggcaagattggtcagctctggagattTAGCGAGCTGTGGAATGTTCAGATCTGGAAAtggtgagctctgctctggcactctatttcagctctgctctggcgcgggcttttcagctttGCTCTGGTTTGCGCCAAAATACGCCATTCTactccaaaatctccaaaataacacacttccatctataaaatcagaatctcctgcaaagcataaaacaaacccataaatgCATCAATTTCCAGGATATTTAGCtcaaaataagcacatgcaaacccccaaattaagaacaattaatCATAAATCAcataataaaattgaatgtGTGAAAAAGCTAAAAGAAACAAGCTATGAcctaaaaaaatcataaaaaattcaacataaaaaataaattacgtACATGTATGTTTGTAAAAAATTCtacttttaaattcaaattttatttttttatgagtcCATTACAAAAAATTATCctacaaaaaaatttaaatcaagaaaATGTGAACTAACAATAAAGGTGCGTAGTGAGAATTTTGTtgttaagaaaattaaaataaattttcattgaaataataaatataaaaatacattgcatatatatatactatttttttcaaaaattacaatggggcccagtgcccccactgGACCCGCCCTAGCTACGTCACTGCTGGCAAAGATCGTATCATAaacgaaagcataaacataattgaaaagaaagcaatagtaaaaactgaattaaataaaacccaTAAATAAACCAAATAGACAGCTTAAATCTTCAATCCtgcagaaatccaatccaagttctaaaactttgaaaacaatgaagttctaaagctatgaaactcaAAATAAGAATCTGAAACCCCTACTAGGTCAATTATGAGACATATTTATAGTCTCAAAGTAAAACTCAGTCTAAAAACCcataaaaatacagaaaaacacataaaataaaataaaatccggACACGTGGCGATCAGGAAGGCGATCGCCGTCCTCAATTCAATATTTCTTCTTCGGCCATCGGTCGTCGGACCCCTTGCCGCACACGTCGAATTTCTGGCGATCCTCCCAGCGAGCGCCGCCTATAACACCGCCTCGAACATGAATTCCCTTCTATCAGCGGtgaccaactcggcggtcgccaaTGTCGCCGCCACCCCTCGCTGTTCCATCCCATTATCCGATTTTTTGAGCTTTTCGAGTTCGTTTCCTCGATTCTTGCACTCCGAACACTTGAAACTCGATCTTTGAATCTTCATTATTTATATTGAGCTTTCAAAATACTCAAACCTGTATCAAAATAGCCAAAATTATATTCAATCGTAATATCATAAAAgaatataaaattcaaattaaataacattataattAGGCATAATCCTAACACTTTAAGTattaaaatcaatatataatacgattaagGATTCCTGCGCTCCTCTTAATCCGGGGTCCTACGTGGCATATCTAAGAATTCACCATTCAAAatccctgcaattctagagccTCTAACTCAATTCTCTATTGCTGAAGTGGCAATGTAATTCCACATCAATTATTATTTTGTATAAATGATTTAATTACGTATTCTATATTGATTTAATTAGTATACATCACATCTAATTGAAAAATCATTTCATCATCCACCGCCACCGGTGTGCTTCaatttctcttctcttcccTTCTCCTCGCCGACCACCCCCATCGGCGCCGCAGCTCCCTTCCACCTTCTCCGATACCACCTCCATTTCCCTCTCTCCCCCACGGCGATCTGACCTCCCGATGATTCGACCCACCGGATATGGCCGCGATGAGATTTACCCCTTTCACTCCGATGGCACCTCCATTTGCCTCCTCTCGGCGATCTGCCCCTTCCACCTTCTCCGACGCTTCCCTCTTCCGCCGGCGACGCCAGTCACCTCCACTCCCTCAACTGACACGCGCAGAAACAACAGTCCACCGCTTTCCTTGGGGTCGGCAAAATCGTCGGCTCTTCCCTCTCTTTCACGCAATACATGGTAAGAATTATATTAGGAAAAAACCCATCGTTTTGCAAAGTTTTGATCTTTTGTttagaaagaattttttttggaaagaATTTTAACAAAGGAAACTTAAACCCTAgatttttatctataaattcatTACCTTGAATTATTAACGCCACAATCGTGTTTTTACAATTCGCCGCGGCGgtaagcttcttcttcttctatggCTGTTTGTCTGCGATTcacctttttatttatattttttccaGATTTTTGGTTTAGATTTTGTTAATTAACTCTGTGTGATTTCTTTAATTCCATGTTTTGGTTTagattttgttaattaattaattctatgTGATTGCTTTAATTCGCAGTCGTTCAACCTTGCCTCCCCTTCATGAAGACTCGCCACTGTCCCTGTGCTGTAGTCGGAGACTCCTCTGCCTCGACGAACAAGGCAGTCACCCCGGGCTGTCACAAGTAAAAGGAGAGTCTCACACAAACAGGTAAACTCTCCAAGTAACAGATCCCTTATGAGCCGAATTCCGTCAgcatgtttatttaattattattctaatttattttcaacCCCGAATTCTGATATCTGCCATAAAAATATGGAAAGATTTACCTATAGTCGATTAATAATTTAGCAAATTCTTAGGGTTTAGGCTTAACAATGGAAACTTTATAACCTACATTTTAGCTATAAATTCATTAGTTTTAATGTGAAATTTTATTGCCGCATTGAGTTTTACAGCAGTTGCCATCGGCTCAGGTCCCGCAAACTGCCGATGTGCTCCAAAACTCGGCGAGGGCCGTCGTTCAACCTTGCCTCCCCTTCCTGAAGACTCGCCACTGTCCTTATGCCGTCCTCTGAGACTCCTCTACACAACGAACAAGGCAGCCACCCCGGGTTCTCACAAGTGAAAGGAGGGTCTCACACAAACAGGTAATTTACTTTTAAACATCTCTTAAAAAGACATAATTAGGGGTTGTGGTTCTATATTGTTTTATCTAGCTTATTGCATCGTGTTTTTACAGCCAACTCAAGGTACATTTCTTCTTATTTTGCTTTGTTTTAAGCGTGATTAAATACCTCAGGAACTGAGGGGAATATTTGTCTCAATGGACGTGTGCTTAGTGGTCTTGCTTGACAGAGCTCTTCTGTTTGCGATCGCATATTTCATTAGAGGTAACCCCTCCCATCTCTTCCTTTTTCTCCGTGTTTCtgctttgatttttgaatttcGGTTCTTGCtgtttttgttcttgatttCTTTAATTGTTATTGTTTCAATAAATACACATTGCAAAGTATCATTCCCCTTTTCTAATCTTATGGTTACTGTTTTATTTTCACTATTCCAGTGACTATTTTCTATCATGTCACTTTTGTTTATATTCTTATTCTAGATTCTAACTATGTTTCACATTCATAAACATAGAACATTATCGTGTTTTCCGATGTATAACTTTGGGTTGCTCAGCCATcttgatatttttgaatttcaattctctattttgattttgaatttctGCTCTTGAtgtttttgttcttgatttctttaattaggaaagatgaAAAATTCGAGGAATATGTTTTAAAATTTCCATCAATCATGATTTCTAATATCTACGAATGTGATTTTTTTCCTAATATATGTACATTTTGCAAATCGTTTGTTTTTAAATACTACGGATATTAGGTTtccaattttaatatatttattgctTTTGatgttattttagttttataatttataatataataattgaacTTCTAATTAGGTTCATCCTACAGCTCCATAGTTCATGAGTTCCTCAACTCTTTAGATCATTATTTCATCTCTGGATCCTAGAACTATAATTGGCTACTGCTCAAATTCactatttcattaaaaaaaattcttgaaCTATAACTGATTAGTATTTTTCCAGGCTTTGATTATGTATGTTTATGTTATAGATGActttttcattattaattttttctcgaACTATACCTGATTAATATTTTTCCAGAGATCGATTAGTCTTCTATATTAGTGCTGGTGAATATTTATAGTTTAGATTCAGTTCAAGTAGCGAAAATCAAACTTCTACATAATGCCTTTTATGTAAGAAAGTTGGTAGAGTAATAGGCTTTTCTTCTTTTCAGGCTGATGCAGCGAGCACGACTGGGTATAAATTCCAACCTCTCCTTTTCATTTTATGTAAAAGTTGAGAGGAATCGAATAAACAAGTTTAGTTTTGACATGTGCATAATTAACAGCGTGTTGGTGAGGGTTCTCACCGAAGGGGCTCTGGCGCTGACGTTGGACCATAAGTCCCATGAAAAGATAGTACAATGTGTTATAACAGGAGTTGC
This window encodes:
- the LOC131016419 gene encoding calcium-dependent protein kinase 14-like is translated as MVLSPLQTTTSRKNLLPNFLPALFPRAPPNMGNCCSQGEETPPDPNEKEEAEKEKEEAEAEAEAEPSPMTPPPPGSPKPPSKPPAEMGSVLGRPMEDINELYEVGKELGRGQFGVTHLCTHKQTGEQFACKTIAKRKLANKEDVEDVRREVQIMYHLTGQPNIVDLKGAYEDKHSVYLVMELCAGGELFDRIIAKGHYTERAAASLMRTIVQIVHTCHTMGVIHRDLKPENFLLLNKEEDSPLKATDFGLSVFFKEGEEFKDIVGSAYYIAPEVLKRKYGAEADIWSIGVMLYILLSGVPPFWAESETGIFNAILRGHIDFSSEPWPSISNGAKELVRKMLASDPNQRLTAAQVLNHPWIKEDGEAPDTPLDNAVLSRLKQFRAMNKFKKVALRVIAGCLSEEEIMGLKELFKGMDTDNSGTITLEELKQGLSKSGTKLTEYEVQQLMEAADADGNGTIDYEEFITATMHMNRMDREEHLYTAFQYFDKDNSGYITIEELEQALKEFGMGSDKDIKEIVSEVDADNDGRINYDEFVAMMKKGNPDMAANTKKRRSGVFTTESPKD
- the LOC131016436 gene encoding uncharacterized protein LOC131016436, with amino-acid sequence MIRPTGYGRDEIYPFHSDGTSICLLSAICPFHLLRRFPLPPATPVTSTPSTDTRRNNSPPLSLGSAKSSALPSLSRNTCRSTLPPLHEDSPLSLCCSRRLLCLDEQGSHPGLSQVKGESHTNSSCHRLRSRKLPMCSKTRRGPSFNLASPS